In one Magallana gigas chromosome 7, xbMagGiga1.1, whole genome shotgun sequence genomic region, the following are encoded:
- the LOC105321959 gene encoding uncharacterized protein isoform X2 gives MEIIWLQRPHENIPWGFRLQGGREFGQPLAVQRVVPGSVADGSLSSGDLILKIGNHNVTNAYHSEGQDHIKNAGNTLQLTIKKVPRVAASCPVSPTSSHSFKFPHPINPSAYRTFSSDDGFHSYQRPLRSQYSTDDDSLRQFQSLPRQKVTSGGIHSTSMDIYDPYSARKHDSNSSVDPGCFTMPKPSPYRPSNVQASSADFRSGGSDSSGYQTSYSPTAVDLTTGNQLQGSRFPANHPSRGFYGPGPGISPPSYEKSLSERNRPFSPLYNRQDSSYGSNGSHSDQKRIYESPHFAGKENVVRPPHQLVRQTSREQPQYNDYQSDLSSVRSNVISPSSEYSRSPNEIRHLSYESNVQSPTLGRADSSMFLIGNSQPRVFQRNQIYDEKRVEERPVIQYQRQTSSGTLPKYESTISSPPLGHHPKQDGEKPEPPVRSHSFDHRVRKPSHNSSTGINSIEDILSPFEKFQSSSYFKEFYDQDQPISPSTSVKSNSFDTSSFRSPPTNDSPSVREREGNVTPYYNQGVPKAINSKSQLEKSVFFNSNKEDKEEQNMTSHNQFAPPPCMAPPPPPPPPPPPPPPGPTGSYGPGWKATKKSVQTISDEQRTPGDGSPVPQGQFSDKMPDAVLNTMLKTQGSGTPKPFAYITGGIDLKEFKQKKSRPPPPVMPKSYRGPDLNSSEPCNYQSQPSPPVRSQQFQPQYQQAPVPALQYSNNQPNHQHQQRSPGAYRHAQYNSPIQMYSHNNAEDALRTQSGGALTGISGARSRQRRCSEPAAQLSRSNFSLPNKTIRYPEKPQQDIQQSEVYKMVQEADGQGRKPKQPRDPLLRHNSIDDEMRFSGLNKKTDIPSKAFMKLNQISINDSQNSSDFPQSKQENQDENERVGNYEQTSIRYTGKHIPSPSFRVLQRFADEAQEYDPLVTKKGAPPESDDLEDTDDGLPDNLSGEELIDKRYTGGAIPSRSFRMLQMSVGNGDTNETAAPSQSTSSPSFQQQQIQAQPRITIITRSHAVPTQIQPPDDVPSTDF, from the exons GTGGTACCCGGAAGTGTGGCAGACGGGTCGCTGTCATCTGGGGATCTCATCCTCAAAATTGGGAACCATAACGTAACAAATGCCTACCATTCTGAGGGTCAAGATCACATCAAGAATGCCGGCAACACGCTTCAACTAACTATTAAAAA GGTTCCTAGAGTGGCCGCTAGTTGTCCTGTTAGTCCTACTTCATCTCATAGTTTTAAATTCCCACACCCCATTAACCCGTCTGCTTACCGTACATTTTCTTCTGACGACGGTTTTCATTCGTATCAACGTCCACTTCGTAGTCAGTACTCGACAGACGATGACAGTCTACGTCAGTTTCAGTCTTTACCGCGGCAAAAGGTAACATCTGGTGGAATTCATTCAACTAGCATGGATATTTATGATCCGTACTCAGCTAGAAAACATGACAGCAATAGTTCTGTTGATCCTGGGTGTTTCACTATGCCAAAGCCGTCGCCTTACCGTCCAAGTAATGTTCAAGCATCATCAGCAGATTTTCGAAGCGGCGGCAGTGACAGTAGTGGCTACCAGACATCTTACAGTCCCACAGCAGTAGACCTGACCACTGGAAATCAGCTTCAGGGATCTCGGTTTCCTGCTAATCATCCATCTAGGGGATTTTATGGTCCAGGACCAGGTATTTCTCCCCCATCATACGAGAAAAGTCTTTCTGAGCGGAATAGACCATTTTCTCCTTTGTATAATCGACAAGATTCTTCTTATGGAAGCAACGGAAGCCACAGCGATCAAAAACGTATTTATGAATCGCCACATTTTGCAGGAAAAGAGAATGTCGTTAGGCCCCCGCATCAGCTGGTCAGACAAACATCTAGGGAACAACCACAATACAACGATTATCAATCCGACTTATCTAGCGTCAGATCAAATGTGATATCCCCCTCTAGTGAATACAGTCGATCACCTAATGAAATTCGACATTTATCATATGAATCAAATGTACAAAGCCCAACCCTTGGACGTGCAGATTCCTCCATGTTTTTGATAGGTAATTCGCAACCACGCGTATTTCAGAGAAACCAGATTTATGATGAGAAAAGAGTAGAGGAGAGACCAGTAATACAATATCAGAGACAGACATCGTCAGGAACATTACCTAAGTACGAGTCAACAATTTCATCACCACCACTTGGCCACCATCCAAAACAAGATGGCGAAAAACCAGAGCCGCCGGTGAGGTCGCACAGTTTTGATCACCGTGTAAGAAAACCAAGCCACAACAGTTCTACTGGAATAAATTCAATAGAGGATATTTTGTCTCcctttgaaaaatttcaaagctCTAGCTATTTCAAGGAATTTTACGACCAAGATCAACCAATTTCGCCTTCAACCAGTGTAAAATCGAATAGTTTTGATACATCAAGCTTCCGCTCACCACCTACGAATGATTCTCCGAGTGTTCGCGAACGAGAGGGAAACGTCACACCGTATTACAACCAAGGCGTTCCGAAAGCTATTAACTCCAAAAGTCAGTTGGAGAAGTCTGTGTTTTTTAACTCTAACAAGGAAGATAAAGAAGAGCAGAATATGACATCACATAATCAGTTTGCACCACCCCCTTGTATGGCACCCCCACCGCcgcctcctcctcctcctcctcccccTCCTCCAGGACCCACAGGATCGTATGGGCCCGGGTGGAAGGCGACTAAGAAATCAGTTCAG aCAATCAGCGATGAACAGCGGACGCCAGGAGACGGCAGCCCTGTCCCCCAGGGACAATTCTCGGATAAAATGCCCGACGCAGTGTTGAACACGATGTTAAAGACTCAGGGAAGCGGAACACCAAAACCATTTGCATATATTACAGGAGGAATAGACCTCAAAGAATTCAAACAGAagaaaag CCGACCGCCACCTCCTGTGATGCCGAAATCTTACCGCGGTCCAGATTTAAATTCTTCGGAGCCGTGCAACTACCAAAGTCAGCCGTCACCCCCAGTCCGCTCCCAGCAGTTCCAGCCCCAGTATCAGCAGGCTCCGGTGCCGGCCCTGCAATACTCTAATAATCAACCGAACCATCAACACCAGCAGAGGTCACCCGGAGCCTACAGACATGCGCAATATAATTCCCCTATACAAATGTACTCTCACAACAATGCCGAGGATGCCTTACGAACTCAAAGTGGTGGCGCTCTTACTGGGATTTCTGG CGCTCGGTCACGCCAAAGAAGATGTTCAGAGCCAGCGGCTCAGCTCTCGCGATCTAATTTCTCTCTGCCAAACAAGACGATTCG ATACCCAGAGAAACCCCAGCAAGATATCCAGCAATCAGAAGTTTACAAAATGGTGCAAGAAGCTGACGGTCAAG GTCGCAAACCAAAGCAACCGAGGGATCCATTGCTACGTCACAATTCAATAGATGATGAGATGAGATTTTCTGGATTAAACAAGAAAACAGACATACCATCTAAAGCctttatgaaattgaatcaGATATCTATCAACGATTCACAAAACTCTTCAGATTTTCCGCAAAGCAAGCAAGAAAATCAAG ATGAGAATGAACGGGTAGGAAACTACGAACAAACATCAATTCGTTATACCGGCAAACACATCCCCTCGCCGTCTTTCAGAGTTTTACAGAGGTTTGCCGACGAGGCACAGGAATATG ATCCCCTCGTTACCAAAAAGGGAGCCCCGCCCGAGAGTGACGACCTAGAGGACACGGATGATGGATTACCCGATAATTTAAGTGGAGAGGAACTGATTGACAAAAGATACACCGGAGGTGCGATCCCGTCACGCTCCTTCCGCATGCTACAGATGTCTGTGGGAAATGGCGACACAAATGAAACCG CGGCTCCATCGCAGAGCACTTCTTCACCATCCTTTCAACAACAACAGATTCAGGCCCAGCCCAGGATAACGATCATCACCAGAAGTCACGCGGTTCCGACACAAATTCAGCCTCCGGATGACGTGCCTAGTACGGACTTCTGA
- the LOC105321959 gene encoding uncharacterized protein isoform X3: MEIIWLQRPHENIPWGFRLQGGREFGQPLAVQRVVPGSVADGSLSSGDLILKIGNHNVTNAYHSEGQDHIKNAGNTLQLTIKKVPRVAASCPVSPTSSHSFKFPHPINPSAYRTFSSDDGFHSYQRPLRSQYSTDDDSLRQFQSLPRQKVTSGGIHSTSMDIYDPYSARKHDSNSSVDPGCFTMPKPSPYRPSNVQASSADFRSGGSDSSGYQTSYSPTAVDLTTGNQLQGSRFPANHPSRGFYGPGPGISPPSYEKSLSERNRPFSPLYNRQDSSYGSNGSHSDQKRIYESPHFAGKENVVRPPHQLVRQTSREQPQYNDYQSDLSSVRSNVISPSSEYSRSPNEIRHLSYESNVQSPTLGRADSSMFLIGNSQPRVFQRNQIYDEKRVEERPVIQYQRQTSSGTLPKYESTISSPPLGHHPKQDGEKPEPPVRSHSFDHRVRKPSHNSSTGINSIEDILSPFEKFQSSSYFKEFYDQDQPISPSTSVKSNSFDTSSFRSPPTNDSPSVREREGNVTPYYNQGVPKAINSKSQLEKSVFFNSNKEDKEEQNMTSHNQFAPPPCMAPPPPPPPPPPPPPPGPTGSYGPGWKATKKSVQQTISDEQRTPGDGSPVPQGQFSDKMPDAVLNTMLKTQGSGTPKPFAYITGGIDLKEFKQKKSRPPPPVMPKSYRGPDLNSSEPCNYQSQPSPPVRSQQFQPQYQQAPVPALQYSNNQPNHQHQQRSPGAYRHAQYNSPIQMYSHNNAEDALRTQSGGALTGISGYPEKPQQDIQQSEVYKMVQEADGQGKPAIQMPLKSSNGQAFSPEVASPSADVEHPRFLKSKKTGLSFRVLQWLTETDDLDDDEIVMEDIDSRKPKQPRDPLLRHNSIDDEMRFSGLNKKTDIPSKAFMKLNQISINDSQNSSDFPQSKQENQDENERVGNYEQTSIRYTGKHIPSPSFRVLQRFADEAQEYAAPSQSTSSPSFQQQQIQAQPRITIITRSHAVPTQIQPPDDVPSTDF, encoded by the exons GTGGTACCCGGAAGTGTGGCAGACGGGTCGCTGTCATCTGGGGATCTCATCCTCAAAATTGGGAACCATAACGTAACAAATGCCTACCATTCTGAGGGTCAAGATCACATCAAGAATGCCGGCAACACGCTTCAACTAACTATTAAAAA GGTTCCTAGAGTGGCCGCTAGTTGTCCTGTTAGTCCTACTTCATCTCATAGTTTTAAATTCCCACACCCCATTAACCCGTCTGCTTACCGTACATTTTCTTCTGACGACGGTTTTCATTCGTATCAACGTCCACTTCGTAGTCAGTACTCGACAGACGATGACAGTCTACGTCAGTTTCAGTCTTTACCGCGGCAAAAGGTAACATCTGGTGGAATTCATTCAACTAGCATGGATATTTATGATCCGTACTCAGCTAGAAAACATGACAGCAATAGTTCTGTTGATCCTGGGTGTTTCACTATGCCAAAGCCGTCGCCTTACCGTCCAAGTAATGTTCAAGCATCATCAGCAGATTTTCGAAGCGGCGGCAGTGACAGTAGTGGCTACCAGACATCTTACAGTCCCACAGCAGTAGACCTGACCACTGGAAATCAGCTTCAGGGATCTCGGTTTCCTGCTAATCATCCATCTAGGGGATTTTATGGTCCAGGACCAGGTATTTCTCCCCCATCATACGAGAAAAGTCTTTCTGAGCGGAATAGACCATTTTCTCCTTTGTATAATCGACAAGATTCTTCTTATGGAAGCAACGGAAGCCACAGCGATCAAAAACGTATTTATGAATCGCCACATTTTGCAGGAAAAGAGAATGTCGTTAGGCCCCCGCATCAGCTGGTCAGACAAACATCTAGGGAACAACCACAATACAACGATTATCAATCCGACTTATCTAGCGTCAGATCAAATGTGATATCCCCCTCTAGTGAATACAGTCGATCACCTAATGAAATTCGACATTTATCATATGAATCAAATGTACAAAGCCCAACCCTTGGACGTGCAGATTCCTCCATGTTTTTGATAGGTAATTCGCAACCACGCGTATTTCAGAGAAACCAGATTTATGATGAGAAAAGAGTAGAGGAGAGACCAGTAATACAATATCAGAGACAGACATCGTCAGGAACATTACCTAAGTACGAGTCAACAATTTCATCACCACCACTTGGCCACCATCCAAAACAAGATGGCGAAAAACCAGAGCCGCCGGTGAGGTCGCACAGTTTTGATCACCGTGTAAGAAAACCAAGCCACAACAGTTCTACTGGAATAAATTCAATAGAGGATATTTTGTCTCcctttgaaaaatttcaaagctCTAGCTATTTCAAGGAATTTTACGACCAAGATCAACCAATTTCGCCTTCAACCAGTGTAAAATCGAATAGTTTTGATACATCAAGCTTCCGCTCACCACCTACGAATGATTCTCCGAGTGTTCGCGAACGAGAGGGAAACGTCACACCGTATTACAACCAAGGCGTTCCGAAAGCTATTAACTCCAAAAGTCAGTTGGAGAAGTCTGTGTTTTTTAACTCTAACAAGGAAGATAAAGAAGAGCAGAATATGACATCACATAATCAGTTTGCACCACCCCCTTGTATGGCACCCCCACCGCcgcctcctcctcctcctcctcccccTCCTCCAGGACCCACAGGATCGTATGGGCCCGGGTGGAAGGCGACTAAGAAATCAGTTCAG cagaCAATCAGCGATGAACAGCGGACGCCAGGAGACGGCAGCCCTGTCCCCCAGGGACAATTCTCGGATAAAATGCCCGACGCAGTGTTGAACACGATGTTAAAGACTCAGGGAAGCGGAACACCAAAACCATTTGCATATATTACAGGAGGAATAGACCTCAAAGAATTCAAACAGAagaaaag CCGACCGCCACCTCCTGTGATGCCGAAATCTTACCGCGGTCCAGATTTAAATTCTTCGGAGCCGTGCAACTACCAAAGTCAGCCGTCACCCCCAGTCCGCTCCCAGCAGTTCCAGCCCCAGTATCAGCAGGCTCCGGTGCCGGCCCTGCAATACTCTAATAATCAACCGAACCATCAACACCAGCAGAGGTCACCCGGAGCCTACAGACATGCGCAATATAATTCCCCTATACAAATGTACTCTCACAACAATGCCGAGGATGCCTTACGAACTCAAAGTGGTGGCGCTCTTACTGGGATTTCTGG ATACCCAGAGAAACCCCAGCAAGATATCCAGCAATCAGAAGTTTACAAAATGGTGCAAGAAGCTGACGGTCAAGGTAAGCCGGCTATACAGATGCCATTGAAATCCTCTAACGGCCAGGCTTTTAGTCCGGAAGTGGCGTCACCGTCAGCTGATGTTGAACATCCAAGGTTTCTTAAATCGAAAAAAACAGGCTTGTCATTTCGTGTCTTACAATGGTTGACCGAGACAGACGACTTGGATGATGACGAAATTGTCATGGAAGATATAGATA GTCGCAAACCAAAGCAACCGAGGGATCCATTGCTACGTCACAATTCAATAGATGATGAGATGAGATTTTCTGGATTAAACAAGAAAACAGACATACCATCTAAAGCctttatgaaattgaatcaGATATCTATCAACGATTCACAAAACTCTTCAGATTTTCCGCAAAGCAAGCAAGAAAATCAAG ATGAGAATGAACGGGTAGGAAACTACGAACAAACATCAATTCGTTATACCGGCAAACACATCCCCTCGCCGTCTTTCAGAGTTTTACAGAGGTTTGCCGACGAGGCACAGGAATATG CGGCTCCATCGCAGAGCACTTCTTCACCATCCTTTCAACAACAACAGATTCAGGCCCAGCCCAGGATAACGATCATCACCAGAAGTCACGCGGTTCCGACACAAATTCAGCCTCCGGATGACGTGCCTAGTACGGACTTCTGA
- the LOC105321959 gene encoding uncharacterized protein isoform X9, producing MEIIWLQRPHENIPWGFRLQGGREFGQPLAVQRVVPGSVADGSLSSGDLILKIGNHNVTNAYHSEGQDHIKNAGNTLQLTIKKVPRVAASCPVSPTSSHSFKFPHPINPSAYRTFSSDDGFHSYQRPLRSQYSTDDDSLRQFQSLPRQKVTSGGIHSTSMDIYDPYSARKHDSNSSVDPGCFTMPKPSPYRPSNVQASSADFRSGGSDSSGYQTSYSPTAVDLTTGNQLQGSRFPANHPSRGFYGPGPGISPPSYEKSLSERNRPFSPLYNRQDSSYGSNGSHSDQKRIYESPHFAGKENVVRPPHQLVRQTSREQPQYNDYQSDLSSVRSNVISPSSEYSRSPNEIRHLSYESNVQSPTLGRADSSMFLIGNSQPRVFQRNQIYDEKRVEERPVIQYQRQTSSGTLPKYESTISSPPLGHHPKQDGEKPEPPVRSHSFDHRVRKPSHNSSTGINSIEDILSPFEKFQSSSYFKEFYDQDQPISPSTSVKSNSFDTSSFRSPPTNDSPSVREREGNVTPYYNQGVPKAINSKSQLEKSVFFNSNKEDKEEQNMTSHNQFAPPPCMAPPPPPPPPPPPPPPGPTGSYGPGWKATKKSVQQTISDEQRTPGDGSPVPQGQFSDKMPDAVLNTMLKTQGSGTPKPFAYITGGIDLKEFKQKKSRPPPPVMPKSYRGPDLNSSEPCNYQSQPSPPVRSQQFQPQYQQAPVPALQYSNNQPNHQHQQRSPGAYRHAQYNSPIQMYSHNNAEDALRTQSGGALTGISGARSRQRRCSEPAAQLSRSNFSLPNKTIRYPEKPQQDIQQSEVYKMVQEADGQDENERVGNYEQTSIRYTGKHIPSPSFRVLQRFADEAQEYAAPSQSTSSPSFQQQQIQAQPRITIITRSHAVPTQIQPPDDVPSTDF from the exons GTGGTACCCGGAAGTGTGGCAGACGGGTCGCTGTCATCTGGGGATCTCATCCTCAAAATTGGGAACCATAACGTAACAAATGCCTACCATTCTGAGGGTCAAGATCACATCAAGAATGCCGGCAACACGCTTCAACTAACTATTAAAAA GGTTCCTAGAGTGGCCGCTAGTTGTCCTGTTAGTCCTACTTCATCTCATAGTTTTAAATTCCCACACCCCATTAACCCGTCTGCTTACCGTACATTTTCTTCTGACGACGGTTTTCATTCGTATCAACGTCCACTTCGTAGTCAGTACTCGACAGACGATGACAGTCTACGTCAGTTTCAGTCTTTACCGCGGCAAAAGGTAACATCTGGTGGAATTCATTCAACTAGCATGGATATTTATGATCCGTACTCAGCTAGAAAACATGACAGCAATAGTTCTGTTGATCCTGGGTGTTTCACTATGCCAAAGCCGTCGCCTTACCGTCCAAGTAATGTTCAAGCATCATCAGCAGATTTTCGAAGCGGCGGCAGTGACAGTAGTGGCTACCAGACATCTTACAGTCCCACAGCAGTAGACCTGACCACTGGAAATCAGCTTCAGGGATCTCGGTTTCCTGCTAATCATCCATCTAGGGGATTTTATGGTCCAGGACCAGGTATTTCTCCCCCATCATACGAGAAAAGTCTTTCTGAGCGGAATAGACCATTTTCTCCTTTGTATAATCGACAAGATTCTTCTTATGGAAGCAACGGAAGCCACAGCGATCAAAAACGTATTTATGAATCGCCACATTTTGCAGGAAAAGAGAATGTCGTTAGGCCCCCGCATCAGCTGGTCAGACAAACATCTAGGGAACAACCACAATACAACGATTATCAATCCGACTTATCTAGCGTCAGATCAAATGTGATATCCCCCTCTAGTGAATACAGTCGATCACCTAATGAAATTCGACATTTATCATATGAATCAAATGTACAAAGCCCAACCCTTGGACGTGCAGATTCCTCCATGTTTTTGATAGGTAATTCGCAACCACGCGTATTTCAGAGAAACCAGATTTATGATGAGAAAAGAGTAGAGGAGAGACCAGTAATACAATATCAGAGACAGACATCGTCAGGAACATTACCTAAGTACGAGTCAACAATTTCATCACCACCACTTGGCCACCATCCAAAACAAGATGGCGAAAAACCAGAGCCGCCGGTGAGGTCGCACAGTTTTGATCACCGTGTAAGAAAACCAAGCCACAACAGTTCTACTGGAATAAATTCAATAGAGGATATTTTGTCTCcctttgaaaaatttcaaagctCTAGCTATTTCAAGGAATTTTACGACCAAGATCAACCAATTTCGCCTTCAACCAGTGTAAAATCGAATAGTTTTGATACATCAAGCTTCCGCTCACCACCTACGAATGATTCTCCGAGTGTTCGCGAACGAGAGGGAAACGTCACACCGTATTACAACCAAGGCGTTCCGAAAGCTATTAACTCCAAAAGTCAGTTGGAGAAGTCTGTGTTTTTTAACTCTAACAAGGAAGATAAAGAAGAGCAGAATATGACATCACATAATCAGTTTGCACCACCCCCTTGTATGGCACCCCCACCGCcgcctcctcctcctcctcctcccccTCCTCCAGGACCCACAGGATCGTATGGGCCCGGGTGGAAGGCGACTAAGAAATCAGTTCAG cagaCAATCAGCGATGAACAGCGGACGCCAGGAGACGGCAGCCCTGTCCCCCAGGGACAATTCTCGGATAAAATGCCCGACGCAGTGTTGAACACGATGTTAAAGACTCAGGGAAGCGGAACACCAAAACCATTTGCATATATTACAGGAGGAATAGACCTCAAAGAATTCAAACAGAagaaaag CCGACCGCCACCTCCTGTGATGCCGAAATCTTACCGCGGTCCAGATTTAAATTCTTCGGAGCCGTGCAACTACCAAAGTCAGCCGTCACCCCCAGTCCGCTCCCAGCAGTTCCAGCCCCAGTATCAGCAGGCTCCGGTGCCGGCCCTGCAATACTCTAATAATCAACCGAACCATCAACACCAGCAGAGGTCACCCGGAGCCTACAGACATGCGCAATATAATTCCCCTATACAAATGTACTCTCACAACAATGCCGAGGATGCCTTACGAACTCAAAGTGGTGGCGCTCTTACTGGGATTTCTGG CGCTCGGTCACGCCAAAGAAGATGTTCAGAGCCAGCGGCTCAGCTCTCGCGATCTAATTTCTCTCTGCCAAACAAGACGATTCG ATACCCAGAGAAACCCCAGCAAGATATCCAGCAATCAGAAGTTTACAAAATGGTGCAAGAAGCTGACGGTCAAG ATGAGAATGAACGGGTAGGAAACTACGAACAAACATCAATTCGTTATACCGGCAAACACATCCCCTCGCCGTCTTTCAGAGTTTTACAGAGGTTTGCCGACGAGGCACAGGAATATG CGGCTCCATCGCAGAGCACTTCTTCACCATCCTTTCAACAACAACAGATTCAGGCCCAGCCCAGGATAACGATCATCACCAGAAGTCACGCGGTTCCGACACAAATTCAGCCTCCGGATGACGTGCCTAGTACGGACTTCTGA